Proteins encoded by one window of Xenopus tropicalis strain Nigerian chromosome 6, UCB_Xtro_10.0, whole genome shotgun sequence:
- the has2 gene encoding hyaluronan synthase 2, whose product MHCERFICILRIIGTTLFGVSLLLGISAAYIVGYQFIQTDNYYFSFGLYGAILALHLIIQSLFAFLEHRKMKRSLETPIKLNKSVALCIAAYQEDPDYLRKCLLSVKRLTYPGMKVIMVIDGNSDDDLYMMDIFREIMGSDSCATYVWKNNFHLKGPNETDGSHRESMQHVTQMVLSNKNVCIMQKWGGKREVMYTAFKALGRSVDYVQVCDSDTVLDPASSVEMVKVLEEDIMVGGVGGDVQILNKYDSWISFLSSVRYWMAFNIERACQSYFGCVQCISGPLGMYRNSLLHEFLEDWYNQEFLGSQCSFGDDRHLTNRVLSLGYATKYTARSKCLTETPTEYLRWLNQQTRWSKSYFREWLYNAMWFHKHHLWMTYEAVITGFFPFFLIATVIQLFYRGRIWNILLFLLTVQLVGLIKSSFASALRGNIVMVFMSLYSVLYMSSLLPAKMFAIATINKAGWGTSGRKTIVVNFIGLIPITVWFTILLGGVCYTIWRETKKPFSESEKIVLAVGAILYACYWVMLLTMYVSLVMKCGRRRKEPQHDLVLDV is encoded by the exons ATGCACTGTGAACGGTTTATATGCATCCTGAGAATAATTGGGACAACTCTCTTTGGAGTCTCCTTGTTACTTGGAATCTCAGCTGCTTATATTGTTGGTTACCAATTTATCCAAACAGACAATTATTACTTCTCATTTGGCCTTTATGGGGCAATTTTAGCCCTCCATCTTATCATCCAAAGCCTTTTTGCCTTTCTGGAACACCGAAAAATGAAAAGATCTCTAGAAACCCCCATTAAGCTGAACAAATCCGTTGCCCTATGTATTGCTGCATATCAGGAGGATCCCGACTACTTACGGAAATGTTTACTCTCGGTCAAGCGTTTGACATACCCAGGAATGAAAGTCATCATGGTGATCGATGGGAACTCGGACGACGATCTGTATATGATGGATATCTTTCGTGAGATTATGGGGAGTGACAGCTGCGCCACTTACGTTTGGAAAAATAACTTCCACCTGAAAGGTCCAAACGAGACGGACGGATCCCATAGAGAGAGCATGCAGCACGTCACGCAGATGGTTCTGTCCAATAAAAACGTGTGCATCATGCAAAAATGGGGCGGGAAGAGAGAAGTCATGTACACAGCGTTCAAGGCACTGGGGAGAAGCGTGGATTATGTGCAG GTATGCGACTCTGACACAGTGCTCGATCCGGCATCGTCGGTGGAGATGGTCAAAGTACTGGAGGAAGACATCATGGTTGGAGGAGTGGGTGGAGATGTGCAG ATTTTAAACAAGTACGACTCGTGGATTTCCTTCCTGAGTAGCGTCAGATACTGGATGGCGTTTAACATTGAGAGAGCGTGCCAGTCTTACTTCGGCTGTGTGCAATGCATCAGCGGCCCCTTGGGGATGTACCGGAACTCCCTTCTCCACGAATTCCTTGAAGATTGGTACAACCAAGAATTTTTGGGTTCCCAGTGCAGTTTCGGGGATGATCGCCACCTCACCAACCGAGTCTTGAGTCTGGGCTACGCAACCAAATACACGGCCAGGTCCAAATGCCTTACTGAAACCCCCACCGAGTACCTACGATGGCTCAACCAGCAAACGCGGTGGAGCAAGTCCTACTTCCGAGAATGGCTGTACAATGCAATGTGGTTCCATAAACATCACTTATGGATGACCTACGAAGCTGTGATTACTGGATTCTTTCCTTTCTTCCTCATCGCCACTGTCATCCAGCTCTTCTACCGCGGAAGGATCTGGAACATCCTTCTGTTTCTGCTGACAGTGCAACTTGTAGGCCTTATCAAGTCTTCCTTTGCTAGTGCTCTCCGGGGGAACATCGTCATGGTGTTCATGTCCCTCTACTCAGTGTTATACATGTCCAGTTTACTACCTGCCAAAATGTTTGCCATTGCCACAATCAACAAGGCAGGATGGGGCACATCGGGAAGGAAGACAATAGTTGTGAATTTTATAGGACTGATTCCTATAACCGTTTGGTTTACAATTCTCCTCGGGGGTGTCTGCTACACTATTTGGAGGGAAACCAAAAAGCCATTTTCAGAATCTGAAAAGATAGTTCTCGCCGTTGGTGCAATACTTTACGCGTGCTACTGGGTCATGCTTTTGACTATGTATGTTTCTCTCGTCATGAAGTGTGGCAGGCGGAGAAAGGAACCCCAACATGACTTGGTGCTCGATGTATGA